ACCATAATGCCGATCACGACCGCTTCTCTGACCGCCTAAAGCGGCAGAACCTAGTCAACCTCGCAGAAAAAAAGTACGGATATAAGCGGATATGAGCGGATATATTTTTGAACAGCTCCGGAAGAGGCGAGTTGCATTCTGTATAATTTGTGACCGCCTTGTTTGACCGCTCCAGGCCGCGGCAGAATATAATGCCATGTGCATGTGAGCCATTGCGGTCATAGGATCTTCACTAGTATGGTAAAGATACCCGGGGATCCAAACATGAATTTGAGATCGAGTGCCGATGCTCTAGCTCTACACTAAACTGATagactactaccactacaaTAATGATTATAATGCCTAAGGCACCAAGACGATCAGGGTCCGCGCGCCAATCATAGGGCGAGCCTAAAGGCGGGGCAGATGACGGCTGATTGGCCGGAAGTGGCGGGCAGGACGTCAAGGGCGTCACCGGACTGGCGGAGGATTGGCCAACCTGAGGCAGGCATGGGCGTGCGGATGGCCTCAACCGCGTCTGGCGCTTTGCTTGATCTTTCCATCATGTGCTGATGTTTATCTTCGTCTCTCATCCATCCGGACCATAACAATAACTGCCATCCCACGTCTTATCCACGCCACACTGTCTCGGCTGTTCAAACCCTCTCCTTATCGTGAAACCTACCACCTAACTAACCGCCCCCGGGAGAAATTCGTGAGAACCTCATCATGTTCCATGCGGTCTGATACGCACAACTGCCACCGTGACACGTGTAAAAAGTGGTCTCAGTTGCAAACATGACGTCGTCTAGCAACCCTTCAACTCTATCCCATAGCCGGGCTATCCCATTCGCGAGTCGGCTCAGCGAACAACTGTCGCAGCGGACCGGGCAAACCAGTTCAGGCACCGATCCCGACCATGCCGGCGACAGAAACACACCTACACTTGGGCCTCCATTGCGTCCTTCACCGAATACTCGCTCGCTGAGCGATGCGGGAAAACCAGTTTCCGCCATGCCGATCAATCACGATGATTCCCGCCCGCCCAGCAAAGATgactcctccctctcctccacccccgaaaCGCCCCAGCGGCCGTCCATGCAGAGTCTCTCGTTGAACCTCTCTGCCAGATCCTCCGGACCTTTATCCTTATCCAATCGTGCCCCGCTTTCCCCGAAGCTTGATTCCTCGGCCATCTACGGCTCGCCGGGCTCCGTGCTGCCCCGTCGTTCCCGAGGCCTGGACTTCTCGCGAGCTTGCACCAATCTCCATCACTCGACCCTTGCAGAAGCGTCCCCGGACTCCTCCCCGACTGTTGGCGGGCGCGGTGTAAATATCCCGCAGCGGCGCGGCTCGCCAGCTTCAGTCTCTGGCCTCCAGTTCTCCACCTCGAACCCCGCCGACAAGGCCACAATCTCGAGCTCGGTATCCAGCGTCAACATGATGGAATCCGATACAAGCAGtagtgaggaggatgacgaacCCATGATTGGCGACCGCGACGATATGATGATCACCAATACACCCCAGGCGAAGCGGTTGGGAGGTGGATTGAGTCCGTTTGCTGTAGGGAACGTCTCCAGCCCGGGAAATGAGTGGATGGGCGGCTATTCGCAAGCAGCCGCGAGTCTTATGAGCTTCCAGCGGGCCCGTTTCCGTAAGGGACGAAGCAGGCACAGCTCTAGCAGTGCTAGTGGCAGTTCCAAGCAGAGTCCGGGTCCTCTCTCACCACCCGTGATGAAGAGTATCGAAGGCCAAAATGGGGGCTACTTTGGCGCAGGTGCCCGACGGGCTAGTCTCAGCATGGGTACGCGGGATTTGCGCCTTTCAGATGTCAGCGACGAGGGTGAGAACCGCGGTGCGCGTGGGCAGAGCCCAAGCACGTCGAACTCCGAGGGCGGGCCTTTGGGGGTGATTCGACGGGCCGTTACCCGTCGTGGGAGCTTACTCGTAAGTACTTTATTCCGATCACATAGGATGCATCTGACTCTGTTAGCCAAAAACGAAAACCTTTGCGCGTATCCGGGCGGCATTAATGGAGGAGTCTGCTCCAATTGATAGCGAGGCCAAGCGAGAAGCGGAAGTTATTCGACAAGTCAAAGAGAATGAACCTGACGTTGAAGCGAAATCGCCGCTGGGGGATTTGTCGGCTCTTGACACGTCCACTCCTGTTGCTCACGGGCAAACCCCAGAGGAAATCCCTCCAAAGGCCGGATTGACGACACCGGACGAACCAAAATTCATCGACCAGGCCAACCGAAATTCGGGAGGAGTCGAGTTCTGGAATTCGTTCGACGAGCGCTACCGCACGCCGCCCCCACCCCAACGCCGACATGGAGCTTCATCGGTTTCGGAAGATGACCTTGCTATGGACATCACACCATCTACCACTGTAGGATCGACTACAGAATTTGCTAAACCGAGCGAACGACCCGGCTCGCGCAGTGAAGCATCTCAAGGCGCCCCGGCTGGGTTTGTTGGCGAGTTCAGGAGGAAACGCCGTCGGGATGATGATTTCGATCCGAACCTCTTCAAGCGGCGAGCGGTATCGCCAAGCATGAGCGCACAGAGTAGCCCGGTCATGCCTAATTCACCGGTGGTCAAAGACACGAGTCCCAGCATCTGGGGGCCACCAAGGTCGAACCTTGGCTCGCTGTTCCCCGACCGGCCTGTCACCGAAAATGGACCTCGCAATGGTAACAACCATACCGGAACCCTGAAACGAGTAGGACTGCATGGGATGAATGAAACCAGCGATGGCTTCATGAACATGAGCATTGAGTAGGTTGGCTGAGCCTGTCTACATCATTAAAACTATTAAAACATTCTTCGGTATCGACTAAGGATTCAATGCTGTTAGCGGGATCGGTTGAGTTTGGCGTTATCTTTGCATTTATTGGTGCTATACTTGGGACATAGCTTAACTGCATTATATCTAATCATAATTAACATTATACTGCACACTGAAGTGAATGCATCAGAGTTGCTTGTTAAATCTTAGtgatatagtaagtagtgttgTAGAAATGCTATACGGACAGCGGCAGGTCAGGGGCCACGTGCGGGCTCGGCGGGACTCGCGCTAACTCCGTGTTGACATCGGAGCTCCATCTGCTCACCCATCCACTGCCCCTCTATCCTTCGTGCTTAATCCCTTACTAGCTTACCTTTACCCTTTAACATACTCAACTCTGGCAGCTGAGTACATTCCATAATCATCCATGGCATCCACAACCGAACTCGCATCCTCCTTCATCGAGGGTGCCCCGCCCGGCGAGGTAGGCAGCTACCCCCTCATGCTCCTATACCTGCATGCCCCCGATCATAGCTAACAGCATCTATTAGCTCGCAGACGTCGTCGCAGGTATGCAATGCAATTCAGACCCTTCATTTCGATCGTTGCCATCAGCATCGTACCCCGCACCAAGCCCATACTAAGCAGCTCTACAGACGTCAAGGCTCTCACCTCCGACGGTCccgacatcatcccctccctcgcACCGGCCTTCGAGCGCTACAATGAGACACAGCTGACGACCGTGAAGCTTCCCGGTGCGAGCCAGGAGGTACGCAGCCACATTCCTGATGGTGGAGTCGACCGTCCGTCCTGACAACCTCTAGGTCCTGATCAGCGAATACAACAAGCTCGAGGGAAACCGGTACTTCGATGTGGAAAGTCAGACGTCGTTTGAGGTGGACCATGTCACGCAGGTGGGTGGACATAAGCCATTAGCCATTGGGAAGACAAGGAATTGACAGGGAATAGGAAGCATCGGCAGCACAGTCATACGTCC
The window above is part of the Aspergillus luchuensis IFO 4308 DNA, chromosome 8, nearly complete sequence genome. Proteins encoded here:
- a CDS encoding uncharacterized protein (COG:S;~EggNog:ENOG410PGGW;~InterPro:IPR038852;~antiSMASH:Cluster_8.6) is translated as MTSSSNPSTLSHSRAIPFASRLSEQLSQRTGQTSSGTDPDHAGDRNTPTLGPPLRPSPNTRSLSDAGKPVSAMPINHDDSRPPSKDDSSLSSTPETPQRPSMQSLSLNLSARSSGPLSLSNRAPLSPKLDSSAIYGSPGSVLPRRSRGLDFSRACTNLHHSTLAEASPDSSPTVGGRGVNIPQRRGSPASVSGLQFSTSNPADKATISSSVSSVNMMESDTSSSEEDDEPMIGDRDDMMITNTPQAKRLGGGLSPFAVGNVSSPGNEWMGGYSQAAASLMSFQRARFRKGRSRHSSSSASGSSKQSPGPLSPPVMKSIEGQNGGYFGAGARRASLSMGTRDLRLSDVSDEGENRGARGQSPSTSNSEGGPLGVIRRAVTRRGSLLPKTKTFARIRAALMEESAPIDSEAKREAEVIRQVKENEPDVEAKSPLGDLSALDTSTPVAHGQTPEEIPPKAGLTTPDEPKFIDQANRNSGGVEFWNSFDERYRTPPPPQRRHGASSVSEDDLAMDITPSTTVGSTTEFAKPSERPGSRSEASQGAPAGFVGEFRRKRRRDDDFDPNLFKRRAVSPSMSAQSSPVMPNSPVVKDTSPSIWGPPRSNLGSLFPDRPVTENGPRNGNNHTGTLKRVGLHGMNETSDGFMNMSIE